From Myotis daubentonii chromosome 15, mMyoDau2.1, whole genome shotgun sequence, one genomic window encodes:
- the TFPT gene encoding TCF3 fusion partner — MELEQREGTMAAVGFEEFSAPPGSELALPPLFGGHILESELETEVEFVSGGLGSSSLRERDEEEEAARGRRRRQRELNRRKYQALGRRCREIEQVNERVLNRLHQVQRITRRLQQERRFLMRVLDSYGDDYRASQFTILLEDEGSQGTDAPTPGNAENEPPEKEGLSPPRRTPAPAEASSPAPGEGPSGRKRRRAPREGRRAGVPLTPELPPVQIKVEEDFGFEADEALDSSWVSRGPDKLLPYPTLASPPFD; from the exons atggagctggagcagagagaggg gaccatggcagctgtgggctttgaggagttctcagcacctcccggctcgGAGCTGGCGCTGCCGCCGCTGttcggtggtcacatcctggagagcgagcttgagaccgaagtggagttcgtgtctgggggtctgggcagctccagcctccgggagcgagacgaagaggaggaggcagcccggGGCCGGCGGCGGCGCCAACGGGAACTCAACCGccggaagtaccaggcgctgggtcggcgctgcagggagatcgaGCAG GTGAatgagcgggtcctgaacaggctccatcaggtacagaggataacacggagactccagcaggagcggag GTTCCTCATgagggtgctggactcctacggcgatgactaccgggccagccagttcaccatcttactggag gacgagggcagccagggcacagacgcccccaccccaggcaacgctgagaacgagcctccggagaaagaggggctgtccccgcccaggaggacaccAGCGCCcgcagaagccagcagcccggcccccgGCGAGGGGCCCAGCGGGCGGAAGAGGCGGCGAGCGCCCCGGGAAGGGCGCCGAGCGGGGGTCCCGCTGACTCCTGAGCTGCCCCCCGTGCAG ataaaggtggaggaagactttggcttcgaAGCGGACGAGGCCCTGGactcaagttgggtttctcgggggccagacaagctgctgccctaccccaccctagccagccccccctttgactga
- the NDUFA3 gene encoding NADH dehydrogenase [ubiquinone] 1 alpha subcomplex subunit 3 isoform X1 yields the protein MSRLREKRGRRQVCKTGLPVNEERRFLSGRRRRRRLLFCASAHARNPGLLGYRDHNSQSAPRPRRCLGPPFCASAHAQTQTAAPREQGLQYPGCSALSPPPPPPPRPRWPGDSPPSSGMPGPRSRCWSRPASSGASVRESEPLLLPFVSPFTKYATMINKVTPYNYPVPVRDDGNMPDVPSHPQDPQGPSLEWLKKL from the exons ATGTCTAGGCTGCGAGAGAAAAGAGGGCGGCGGCAGGTGTGCAAGACGGGATTGCCGGTAAATGAGGAACGCCGCTTCCTttccggccgccgccgccgccgccgccttctGTTCTGCGCCAGTGCGCACGCGCGGAACCCAGGGCTCCTTGGGTACCGGGACCACAACTCCCAGAGTGCTCCGCGCCCTCGCCGCTGCCTTGGACCGCCGTTCTGCGCCAGTGCGCACGCGCAGACGCAGACCGCCGCGCCTCGGGAGCAGGGACTACAATACCCAGGGTGCTCCGCGctctcgccgccgccgccgccgccgccgagacCAAGATGGCCGGGA GACTCGCCACCTTCATCAGGGATGCCTGGGCCAAGGAGCCGGTGCTGGTCGCGTCCTGCGTCATCGGGAGCCTCTGTGCGTGAGAGCGAGC CTTTGCTTCTGCCCTTCGTCAGCCCCTTCACCAAGTACGCCACCATGATCAACAAGGTCACGCCCTACAACTACCcag TGCCCGTCCGAGATGATGGGAACATGCCCGACGTGCCCAGCcacccccaggacccccagggcccAAGCCTGGAGTGGCTGAAGAAACTGTGA
- the NDUFA3 gene encoding NADH dehydrogenase [ubiquinone] 1 alpha subcomplex subunit 3 isoform X2, which yields MAGRLATFIRDAWAKEPVLVASCVIGSLSLLLPFVSPFTKYATMINKVTPYNYPVPVRDDGNMPDVPSHPQDPQGPSLEWLKKL from the exons ATGGCCGGGA GACTCGCCACCTTCATCAGGGATGCCTGGGCCAAGGAGCCGGTGCTGGTCGCGTCCTGCGTCATCGGGAGCCTCT CTTTGCTTCTGCCCTTCGTCAGCCCCTTCACCAAGTACGCCACCATGATCAACAAGGTCACGCCCTACAACTACCcag TGCCCGTCCGAGATGATGGGAACATGCCCGACGTGCCCAGCcacccccaggacccccagggcccAAGCCTGGAGTGGCTGAAGAAACTGTGA